The genomic region atattcaatacTTTGTTAACAACACAATGATacctgttaaaaatttaattatttgtactcaatttttaaagtttttgataAAGTGTTAAAGAGTTTTTAATGAGGTATGCTTGCGTCATTAAAAGAAATCGTATATAGGATTATACACTGTTTGTGTATTGAATAGTATTAATCCATACATGAGTATATATATGTCTATTCCTTGATTTGTtgtatctttaaaaaattactctAATGGATACTCTTAATTAGATTGATAattgaatgattttaaaattgcattatcTTATATAAACTTCTTTTTTTATCTCTTCAAAAAAAGATGTAGtaaccaattaataaaatattgccTTTTATGAAACACTTAAAAAGTAGATACAAAAGGATTTACTAGATGCTtttgatgagcatattttgTAGTATGGAACAAGCTTCCATTTGTTTACTCCTCTACCACAGCCCCAGCACTTCACTCTCCACAATAAGTCTTTCTAGTAAAGAACATGCATGCATTGCAAGCTTAATTGgacatttcaaatatatttcaatattaattttatagtcCTACTccttccccccccccccaaaaaaaaaaaattacatacaaGATATACTGCATAAAATATGCTGGCTTTTGTGGTCACACATTATCGGTCTTTTAGCACTTTGGCAGATTTGAAACTTCCCAAACCCATACTTTGATGCCTAGACTTGTCCCGGCGGTCGTCCCGAGTTGCCAGCTCGCCTGTCAAAAAGAGCAAAAGATCATTCAAAAAGATAAAGAAGCATTCAAGTGGCAACTTCTCTAGTGAAAAAGAAACATgctactttaaaaattttgtacgCAATAGACTTGAGTTTAAATTTCAGCATTACAATTCATTCCTTTACTTCCATGTTAGAGTCTTTCGAcctcttatatatattataaatatatatattactatattatACGCTTGTTCAGCCTTTAGTTCTATTGATTTGCTAATCAGATAGTTTGCTTTGTGATactacaaaagaaaaagaacaggGCTTGTTGCAGATTTCTattactataaaagaaaaagaaaagtaccATGATATAAAGTTTATTAATTAGGTAAAGACTTTGTAAATGCTTCATGCTATTCATAGCTAGCACTGGACAAGCAAAGATTAAGAGACGGAAAAAAGGGGAAGCTTGGAGATTAAAGCATACCGGAGGAAATGTACACTAAGATTCAATGTAACAGTCAATTATAATGTGtatccatataaatatatacacatatacatatgcatatgaatatgaatatgaatatgatCTCAAGAAAAATTAATAGATATCAATGTGTAGAATAAGTTCCCAagattataagaaaattaaaagttaactttttcctaaaagTTAAGTTGTTTGTAAGTGGGATGGAAACCGGAGCTTGCAaaattagaacttaattatTACTTCAAAAAattggaaaggaaaaaaatgagttttgaGGAAAATACCAAAACTGAAATTTTCCTTACGAACTGTTAGAGAAAAACTATATCCATGTAAACCTTACTTGCTATtcaaataaactataaaatatttagGAAGCATTTGCTCACATCTAATAATATACAAATAGAATACCATATAATCGATATATATATCTAATGtataatttagtccaaatgaTAGTTGATACCTGTTGTGAATAGGATCTGGTCCATTTGGAACTCTTCTTTTGCTCATGTAGTTGAGATCCTGCTTCGGATGCGCCACATTTGACTTTCCTTGACCTAATACCTTCACTTGCTCCTCCTCGTGCTGCACCTTTGCCGTCGTTGTCGATGACTGATGATCATCACTCGTTATTGTTGTCTTCTTTTCATTTCCTTCACTTTTTAGGAACCCAACTGATATACCCAAGATAAACCCCAAAACTATAAGTGTTCCAAACAGAGTTCTAAACAGCAAAGAACTACCTCCGCCCATGATTGATTGTTCGACTTATATCTAGGACATAAAGGATGgtgtaaaataaacaaaaagaagaaaagaaagagaagtaaAGGGGGATTATTTAACGTTAAATGTTGATGGTCATCGCAATATGATTTGTAAGAGGAAGAAGGGATAAAAAGAGAGAGGGTGTTAAGGTGAGCTAGCTAGGCCTTGGGCGCACTTgaaggattttttttcttttgtacttTGATGGATGGTATTCTTTATAGAGGGCATGAAGGCTATAATCGAATCGTTGTTATTTTCTCGAAGATTTCGAACGTTTGCTTTGCTTTATACGGTGATATGTTTCTTTTGCTTTGAGTTTAGGTATTTTCATGCACTACTTAAATCGTAAATTGGCAAAAGACCACCAATATCATGCCTTGCGTACGAGAATAACAAAGCATTATGTATAGTGCTTTATATAATCCATTGACGTTTGATATCTAAGTGTTATGTTATAGgtttaaataatgataaatttagccacTACTGTTTGTCTTCCTTTTCTAAGGTTAGTTTTGGATCTAAAAATTGACATGATAATTAGTTAACCAAAGGTAAAAAAACATTCACCCATATGGTGCTCCCGAGTAGTTAATTGCTAATGcgagattattttatttttatctcatattaacgaataatttttaaattataaaaatctaaaaattaaacaaattaaaaattttaatatatataaagttacaaaaaattaaaactatgaaaactgttaaaagttttaaaaatttataagaataatgaggtttattaaaattattttgattaactttGATTGTCATTGATCGGTTTTTGAAAGTTGTCGTTGATCGagcatgaaataatttaaaaaattttcatgcGAGGTAGTTAAGAACAATAAAACGTTAATAACCTAATATTTGGTTGTGTTTTAATATGCTTTGAAAAGTAGGAGACGTTAATTTGCAATTGAACTCAAGCTTCTCGCAGAACCGAACTCCTTTGCATAAATGATCATATCTTGAGACATTAAAACACAACCAAGTATTATTTCAGGAAAGTATacaataaaaaaaggaaaatttacggTTCCTTGCGAGAAGCTTAAGTTCACATCCAATCGCCATAATTAAAACcaacaatataataaatagtATTATATTTTGGGACATCCCAAAATTTTCGGTACAATATAGTATTATTTCAGAAAAGTACACAATAAAAACCagggaaattttaaaatagttattaaaagtGTATTCTTATGGAgttaattcaaattttgtagGGAGCATGAAGGAGAACttgaaatattagaaaatggactaaattgaaaaattgaaaaattgtagggattaaagtgaaatttgatcAGATAAAGAAAATGAGATAATAATGATTCTTTTGGCATGAGAATGATAAGAAATATGCATTAGGGCTATGGCCATTCTgatgggactaaattgaatgaatatgaaAGTTTAAGGACTCAAAAAGATAATAAGTGAAAAGggttaaagtgaaattttacaatcaaaatggtatattagttatttttacatgaaattgTGCTTTgcttataatgataaaatattatactGTTGGTTTTAATTATGGGGATTGGATGTGAAAATGGTTTTAATTATGGCCATTGGATGTGAATAAAATAGATGTTTTAATGTGGACCACACATTTTAAGTGAGTTTGAATTTAGACTTtagccaaaattttaaatggtgaataaagaaaaaaaggtgaGATTTTTCTCACCCATCTTGTTGCATTTTCGGCGTTAGCAAGGAGAAGGTGAGAACCTCTCCTCTCATTGccatttcttctctcttttgtttttaaatcaaACTCCATCCAAAAGCCCAAGTTTCCTCCATTAAATCTTACTAAAAAAAACCCCCTTCTTCTTGGTTTCCACCATCACCATATTCATTCAAGACATAAGGTTTTGTGGTTTACTAAGATAGGTCAAAGCTTCAATCAAGGTAAGAACTCAAGGTTCCAACTGTTAGAAAGaatggacatcacatatataataatagtaattacatgttattttttactatcataaaagttagtccaaattaaaagtaatctaatttggttaaggtttattgggttttagttattaaataaagtatgggtcaaatttatgtaaatactctagtaattaatttctaattgatgatgggtgattagaaattaggttaatgtgcaaaagttatatattagagTTATGGTTTCCAAATTACATATACGTCACTTTTCTAACATCCCATCTTTACAAAAATGATAGTCACTTTCTCTGAAttacttgtgtgctaatttggaagatcaaaacaCCAATATCGAAGATTCCAAGAAATCAATTTATTCAGGTACGCTTTTGCAtttagttttgttcttgatgattTTACATGACAAATcctgatttattaagttttgtaCAAGAATTTTACGGTTCTTACAAGTGGCATTCGAGCCTTGTCATGTTAAATTGTTGAGAACAAATTGATTCCCTGTATTTTTGGGttgattttgtaacaccctatactcgaaTTGAATTACCAGACCCGAATATCAAGTGTTACAAAACTCAAACACTTAGAAAAAATTTTACAACAAGTGTAAAACCattcaaaacatatttcttatttcattatttactgTTCTCAAAACAAAAGATTTATAAAgagaatatttaataattacatcAGATTTTCAAAAGCAGCATGTGATGCTACAACTTAAAACTTTGTTAAAGACGGACTTCTCATGACCTAAAGTACTAGAAGCCATATTCCTATAGTGTCCTCTGTTGCATAATATCGCAACTCGAACTGCCACCTTGATGCATtcctggcttggtccctcctgACGTcatctctttaatcaaaacctGTAACACCTCAAACTTAATTCTTAAGAAGGACCCAGGAATGATGCGTCACTACTTTAAAATCACTATTTCTTCAAAACCATGTTGGGCGCAAATCACAACTCAATCACAAGATTActcatgtacatatatatatttgtaagaGACACAAAACACTGATAAATCAAAGTTACATAAGTTTGGGctttatataaaatgtaataactTTACTGAATTTTCATCAGATCTACAGTTTCAAAACCAAAAGCTCAAATATACAAAGTTTATTCTTAAAAAAGACATAGTCATGACAACACCTTCATGTCATACATAATACAAAATACTTAGAAATCTCACGGCGGTGATTATCCTCTAGCGTAGCCTTTGGACGTACCTTTACTTCATGTAACATCCAAAAAATTGGGGGTTAGTTGAATCGAGTTTGTAaatcgagagagagtggtcatgctttaattttttagattatgtatacatttttaggaaataatgATGTATcggtttgttggttaagtgttagtgaaacgtttcttgaaacccaagttcaaatcccttctcttgcatcatttttattattttgaaaattttgccttaaaccctagtatatgacatgccttgtttttaaaataaatatcacaaaattatttgaagaatgagaaaagaaatatgaggaagtatggaaattaaatgaggtTCCAAGTTAGAATCATTTCCCTtgcgaaataattaaattttgtaaaatcttttttttttaatttgtgtgtcatccatacccttgaaccctaagtataaatacaaatttttattgtatttttcagCCTTTAATTCAAATTCTCCCTACCTTAGCCATTCACTATCTCtctctcctcttttctctttaattttctttctttcgcctacacctcccattttaccatgtctttctttttctttttgcatcaagattATGCACCATATCCTTTACTCTATTGCTATCATTTATCCTCATATAAATCAGCCCCAAATATGAAATCTTGAACCCCAAGATCGATCCCAAACATTGCTAAGAAAGTGTCATTGtctctcaactagcttgggtaagatctcttttcacttcaatttcttgattaatattgtcaattaaaaacaaaaatttccaaatatgaaatttggatgattttaaatgatttcaaaggtatttttccagattttaatgagaattcaaactgttttaaaattcaaccttaATTTTTGCCACCACAGGTGGTAGTGGGGGGTCTTGCAAATATTTTTCCagcattaaattattttatttaacccTAATAATCAGTCTTTAATCACATGTTAATTAGGTAGAGACGTTCTTGATCAATTAGCCAATCGGATCCCACAAATTgtgaagcgtaagtgcaattaaagataactagtttgttattttgacaaagttgttgggtaaaggttatgaattgatgaaatgaagaaatttaatcattaattagctatttattttctagtatattattgaattagt from Gossypium raimondii isolate GPD5lz chromosome 1, ASM2569854v1, whole genome shotgun sequence harbors:
- the LOC105785555 gene encoding CLAVATA3/ESR (CLE)-related protein 25; this encodes MGGGSSLLFRTLFGTLIVLGFILGISVGFLKSEGNEKKTTITSDDHQSSTTTAKVQHEEEQVKVLGQGKSNVAHPKQDLNYMSKRRVPNGPDPIHNRRAGNSGRPPGQV